From Providencia sp. R33, a single genomic window includes:
- a CDS encoding glycerate kinase has product MKIIIAPDSFKESMSAECAANAITKGFKSVFPDAQYLCLPIADGGEGTVDALIAAAGGERVLLEVKGPLGNMVSAYYGVLHNGKTAVIEMAQASGLMLVSPEQRNPMITTSYGTGQLIQDALEKGAKKIILGIGGSATVDGGVGMLQALGVIFYDSQQNKLGLGGEVLNHIATIDTSRMSPQLQHCTIEVACDVDNPLVGERGAAMIFGPQKGATASMVLELEKGLNRFAEVIQQSKGHDFRHLPGGGAAGGISVAAAAFMNAQLKPGIDIVIDAVKLEQEILDTDLVIVGEGSMDGQTAGGKAPLGIAKVAAKHNVPVIALSGVLGKGVEVLHQEGIDAFFSILPRLSPLDEALKQGAENLQQAAYNIAKVLQLGKLL; this is encoded by the coding sequence ATGAAAATTATTATAGCCCCTGATTCTTTCAAGGAAAGTATGAGTGCAGAATGTGCCGCAAATGCCATAACTAAAGGATTTAAAAGCGTATTTCCTGATGCTCAGTATCTTTGTTTGCCGATTGCTGATGGTGGTGAAGGAACCGTTGATGCATTGATTGCGGCCGCAGGTGGTGAGAGAGTATTACTTGAGGTTAAAGGCCCATTAGGGAATATGGTAAGTGCTTACTATGGTGTATTACACAATGGAAAAACCGCTGTTATCGAAATGGCTCAGGCCAGTGGGTTAATGTTAGTTAGCCCAGAGCAGCGTAATCCAATGATTACGACGAGTTACGGAACAGGTCAGCTAATTCAAGATGCGCTTGAAAAAGGGGCGAAAAAAATCATTTTAGGGATTGGCGGTAGCGCAACCGTTGATGGTGGTGTCGGTATGCTTCAAGCCCTAGGTGTTATTTTTTATGATAGCCAACAAAACAAACTTGGTTTAGGAGGTGAAGTCTTAAATCATATTGCAACGATTGACACATCAAGAATGTCTCCTCAGTTGCAACATTGTACGATCGAAGTGGCTTGTGATGTTGATAATCCACTGGTTGGAGAACGTGGAGCCGCAATGATATTTGGGCCACAAAAAGGGGCAACCGCTTCAATGGTATTGGAATTGGAAAAAGGCTTAAATCGTTTTGCTGAAGTTATCCAACAAAGTAAAGGGCATGATTTTAGGCATTTACCTGGCGGAGGTGCTGCTGGTGGGATATCTGTTGCTGCCGCTGCATTTATGAATGCTCAGCTTAAACCAGGCATTGATATCGTTATTGATGCAGTAAAGTTAGAGCAAGAAATCCTTGATACCGACTTGGTTATTGTAGGGGAAGGTAGCATGGATGGGCAAACGGCAGGGGGGAAAGCGCCTTTAGGAATAGCCAAGGTTGCGGCCAAACACAATGTCCCTGTTATTGCATTAAGTGGTGTATTAGGTAAAGGCGTTGAAGTACTACACCAAGAAGGTATCGATGCTTTTTTCAGTATTTTACCAAGGTTAAGCCCGCTAGATGAGGCACTAAAGCAGGGAGCAGAAAACCTGCAACAGGCGGCGTATAATATTGCAAAAGTTTTACAGTTAGGTAAGTTATTGTAG